A section of the Oscarella lobularis chromosome 15, ooOscLobu1.1, whole genome shotgun sequence genome encodes:
- the LOC136196209 gene encoding neurogenic locus notch homolog protein 1-like isoform X2: MHRSKFLFLLLDLILCARCKLSSFPEPSFRTSFAMASQEGRASYREVYHRFGALPHLVRVYARPEDGANDGFAFEGVGSAAQAGGNAYGGLIFAFDDTRVRIWAPSRNNGSGDGRIVWIGTGWAGNKNGQSSQRATVIVEAWKTGPRPSWSKSITMTAQTVGSYQELISGLGSYPERIEVTVKALSGNNSGFLFYGAGAGQCDDSSSSYGGVVFAYSYDSVRLWTAHRNDGTSRGYCLLVDDGWGEGVNSQQSTICDVTVSVWLDELPPPSFISSWVAMESQKGSDSYKEIWHGLGAVPTHIKIQVQATDGNNAGFLFEAIGSIMKDDTDGGNYGGLAFSYDSNVVRLWAPSKNLTSDKGRLIMVQDGWGREINIQASNKGKVRVVAWTSCKENEGFLYEGYCRQNSVSRYEWMYDEWGECSAVCGRGTETRLESGCRSQNYEKILSCDFGQNKGTLCGFTTTKQDITREIPEWKLRQGATTSTDTGPSHDHTTGSGYYVYTETSNIGKGGLGILTSPDIQGDSSCELTFYWLSHGSDVGVLSVEIFSVGASWKTVWETYYEHGLVWRRAWIPLDEYQSFTKVRFVHEVGKLSSSKTNAFQGDAAIDDIIMTCHSRNSKLFNSTLAECRKYQFPIPGCIVSAKEYTSTGPAYSINSSNGIDYVKASGIRSDVVADYKFEVIQPGGYFLWMRTVGNQSSTRISIDGRDTKEWDTGGQTEVQWHTNPTNVLQLGSGIHTISIKQVTFGFQFSNLAIISQQVNSYEPLGLQSFLVPDSSLSASHSKASKGCSPLGFRLHSASGWCSDEAQLNTYITIILPRLAMINQIAYQGLPTGSDRTTEFQVDYSLDGLKFNTFMSGSSLPYTFKEDPMKHGVQSALFPYVLPAKALRIIPKSWVGVKALRVELYGRYEDDGTCTRSGPVDVKQPCVGDAQCSAQGRCNGSMSDDCVCSAGFYGNRCYGDYCSPNPCKSNGTCFGAEGGYYCDCPPGRKGLLCENSCELNRYGRNCANACNCSARGTCDPRDGSCSCFRGYKGENCEKPCDKGTFGLLCRQSCTCKNAAGCDHVTGKCTCTSGFYGAFCDIPCNGTTWGPYCTTVCNCKNGAFCDGITGKCDCLAGYNGSDCSQECPSGSYGKDCVNKCKCRNGGLCDKSTGACTCVSPGFTGVFCDQPCPFSKWGRNCQNACRCSNGATCDSIDGACVCTRGWTGQHCTEVCLSGFYGFNCSHRCLCSNGAQCNRFTGDCSCSSNCTCSPGWKGDTCDVACTANEWGAGCKEKCTCSAHGTCDRFDGTCSCLSGYVGRNCDSSCSAGFYGDACLQNCTCVVANTKSCRHTDGYCACKAGWEGVACARECSHGYWGVGCAQACLCRNGADCDSVDGSCTCTPGYQGKYCDVPCLSGYYGIGCTKLCRCVHGTCNNTNGACTCSSGWHGVYCDSPCPSGYYGLSCSKSCNCGGGSCDHVTGDCSCLSGYKGVTCSEICPNGTYGLNCASACPVCSHGQGVCHHITGHCPCAPGYVGSSCTQTCPLNKYGIFCRSDCKCVHGQCDHVTGSCSCSKGYTGTYCNKACPPGYYGRNCALKCACVHGSCESVNGKCTCSPGYTGSACNNPCTPGKYGLGCTLNCKCSNGASCNHTNGLCMCGSGWMGPQCDRPCGAMSYGPNCALSCNCVRASECNRFTGDCFCLPGWQGATCSNACSEGHFGLNCSFSCDCGKEKGCHHETGQCFCPRGFTGRSCNQVCPSGFHGLNCTESCQCEKDNTFVGQQCNPITGTCNCKSGYTGNCKTSCPDFTFGLNCSSACACTNGGVCNPVNGSCSCLPGYTGPQCETVCPSGFYGEDCRLPCSCLSSHTNTCSPIDGRCECLPGYQGEQCQEDCSAGWFGLSCFFPCNCSFAHSSGCDAKTGKCLCAEGWMGSNCRTVCDNGWFGQNCQDKCRCANEGDCNRFTGHCDCKPGFTGKFCTQKCTGFAYGPDCGNMCNCSYNTTKDCHHVTGICRCKPGYTGGTCSQVCSFASWGDECMQSCPVCSPHIGGSCRPEDGSCICLAGFTSYYCNSDCPKGFYGINCSSMCHPCAEGYLCNHVHGSCQGTVRRDSFSRIFIYIRRRLFFLFNFRLFMKIFSMLISNRI, encoded by the exons ATGCACCGAAGCAagttcctctttcttctgctCGACCTGATTCTTTGCGCAAGATGcaaattgtcgtcgtttccggaGCCGTCCTTTCGCACAAGCTTCGCCATGGCTTCTCAAGAGGGTCGGGCTTCCTATCGCGAAGTCTATCATCGATTCGGCGCACTTCCTCACCTCGTGCGAGTCTATGCGAGACCGGAGGACGGAGCGAATGACGGATTCGCCTTCGAAGGGGTCGGATCAGCCGCGCAAG CCGGTGGAAATGCGTACGGAGGTttgattttcgctttcgatgACACACGCGTTCGAATTTGGGCTCCCTCGAGGAATAATGGG tCGGGGGATGGGCGAATTGTTTGGATAGGAACCGGGTGGGCGGGGAACAAGAACGGCCAATCTTCTCAACGTGCTACAGTCATAGTCGAAGCGTGGAAAACGGGACCACGCCCGTCATGGTCGAAATCGATTACCATGACAGCCCAAACGGTTGGATCTTACCAAGAATTAATTTCTGGACTCGGCTCGTATCCGGAACGTATCGAAGTTACAGTCAAAGCCCTGTCTGGCAATAATAGCGGGTTTCTGTTCTAtggggcgggggcggggcaATGTGATGACAGTTCATCCTCGTACGGTGGAGTCGTCTTCGCCTATTCGTACGACTCGGTGCGATTGTGGACGGCTCACAGGAACGATGGCACTTCGCGTGGGTACtgtcttctcgtcgatgaTGGATGGGGAGAAGGAGTGAATAGCCAGCAGTCTACGATA TGCGATGTGACAGTGTCTGTTTGGTTGGACGAGCTACCTCCGCCTTCGTTTATATCGAGTTGGGTTGCCATGGAATCCCAAAAGGGATCGGACTCGTACAAGGAAATCTGGCACGGTTTGGGAGCCGTTCCAACTCACATAAAAATACAA GTCCAAGCCACGGACGGAAACAATGCTGGTTTCTTATTTGAAGCGATTGGATCGATAATGAAAGATGACACGGATGGAGGCAATTACGGTGGACTGGCATTTTCCTATGACTCTAACGTCGTCCGACTTTGGGCCCCGAGTAAAAATCTCACGTCTGATAAAGGCAGACTAATAATGGTTCAAGACGGATGGGGAAGAGAGATTAACATTCAAGCATCGAATAAGGGAAAG GTGAGAGTTGTTGCATGGACCAGTTGCAAGGAAAACGAGGGTTTTCTATATGAAGGCTACTGCAGGCAAAACA GCGTTAGCCGGTATGAATGGATGTATGATGAGTGGGGCGAATGCTCCGCCGTGTGCGGGAGAGGCACTGAAACTCGTTTAGAATCAGGCTGCCGGTCACAGAACTATGAGAAAATATTGAGCTGTGATTTTGGACAGAATAAGGGAACGCTGTGCGGatttacgacgacgaaacag GATATTACGCGAGAGATTCCAGAATGGAAACTGCGTCAAGGAGCCACAACGAGCACCGATACCGGACCGTCTCATGATCATACTACTGGATCTGGTTATTACGTCTACACAGAAACAAGCAACATAGGAAAAGGAGGATTAG GAATTTTGACTAGTCCGGATATACAAGGAGACTCGTCATGCGAACTTACTTTCTACTGGCTTTCTCACGGGTCAGACGTGGGAGTTTTGAGCGTAGAAATATTTTCAGTGGGCGCATCATGGAAAACAGTGTGGGAAACCTACTATGAGCACGGGCTGGTTTGGAGACGAGCGTGGATACCGTTAGATGAATACCAGTCTTTTACGAAA GTTCGGTTTGTTCATGAAGTTGGAAAACTGTCGAGTAGTAAAACTAATGCTTTTCAAGGAGACGCTGCCATTGACGATATCATTATGACGTGCCACAGTCGAAACTCAAAATTGTTTAACTCTACCTTAGCGGAATGCAGGAAGTATCAGTTTCCTATTCCAGGATGCATTGTATCCGCCAAAGAGTACACTTCAACTGGTCCAGCTTACTCG ATAAATTCAAGTAATGGCATCGATTACGTGAAAGCTTCTGGAATTCGAAGCGACGTTGTTGCTGATTATAAATTTGAGGTCATTCAGCCAGGTGGTTATTTTTTGTGGATGCGGACAGTGGGAAATCAAAGCTCAACTCGAATCAGCATAGACGGAAGAGACACTAAAGAATGGGATACGGGAGGGCAGACAGAAGTGCAATGGCATACTAACCCAACCAAT GTTCTCCAACTTGGCTCTGGAATTCATACTATTTCTATTAAACAAGTCACTTTCGGGTTTCAGTTTAGCAATTTAGCTATAATTTCACAGCAAGTCAACTCCTATGAGCCACTTGGTTTACAG agTTTTCTCGTTCCCGACTCATCGCTATCGGCTTCACATAGTAAAGCATCAAAAGGCTGCTCTCCTCTAGGCTTTAGACTTCACTCAGCGTCAGGCTGGTGCAGCGATGAAGCCCAACTCAACACCTACATAACAATTATCCTTCCCCGCCTCGCCATGATAAATCAAATTGCGTATCAGGGACTGCCGACGGGAAGCGACCGAACCACGGAATTTCAAGTGGACTATTCTCTCGATGGATTGAAATTCAATACGTTCATGAGCGGATCCTCACTGCCCTACACATTCAAGGAGGATCCTATGAAACACGGCGTTCAG AGTGCGCTGTTTCCGTACGTTTTGCCGGCCAAAGCATTGCGAATTATTCCTAAGAGTTGGGTGGGCGTCAAAGCATTGAGAGTCGAGCTATACGGAAGGTATGAGGACGACGGAACGTGCACGCGATCTGGCCCCGTGGACGTCAAGCAACCGTGCGTGGGAGATGCTCAGTGTTCAGCCCAGGGTCGATGCAACGG TTCTATGAGCGACGATTGCGTGTGCAGTGCTGGTTTTTACGGCAATCGCTGCTACGGCGATTATTGCTCTCCTAACCCGTGTAAAAGCAATGGAACGTGTTTCGGTGCAGAGGGTGGATATTATTGCGACTGTCCTCCGGGTCGCAAGGGCCTTCTGTGCGAGAATTCGTGCGAATTGAATCGCTACGGCCGGAATTGTGCAAATGCGTGCAACTGCTCAGCGCGAGGAACCTGCGATCCTAGAGATGGCAGCTGTTCGTGTTTTCGGGGTTATAAGGGTGAAAATTGCGAGAAAC CGTGTGACAAGGGAACGTTTGGGCTTTTGTGCCGGCAATCGTGTACCTGTAAAAATGCCGCTGGTTGCGACCACGTAACAGGAAAATGCACGTGCACCAGTGGATTCTACGGCGCCTTTTGCGACATTCCTTGCAACGGAACGACTTGGGGTCCCTACTGCACCACG GTCTGTAACTGCAAAAACGGTGCATTTTGCGATGGAATTACGGGCAAGTGCGACTGTTTAGCCGGCTACAACGGATCCGATTGCAGTCAAGAGTGCCCCTCGGGCTCATACGGAAAAGATTGCGTCAATAAATGCAAA TGTCGAAATGGCGGTCTATGCGACAAATCGACCGGAGCTTGCACGTGCGTTTCTCCTGGGTTCACCGGCGTGTTTTGCGATCAGCCTTGCCCCTTTTCAAAGTGGGGTAGGAATTGCCAGAACGCTTGTCGTTGCAGCAACGGCGCTACGTGCGATTCAATCGACGGCGCGTGCGTGTGCACGAGAGGCTGGACGGGTCAGCACTGCACTGAAG TTTGTCTGTCTGGCTTCTACGGCTTCAACTGCTCTCATCGTTGCCTGTGCTCGAACGGGGCCCAGTGCAATCGCTTTACGGGCGATTGCAGTTGTTCTTCAAATTGCACGTGCAGCCCTGGATGGAAGGGCGACACCTGCGATGTCGCGTGCACGGCAAACGAGTGGGGAGCGGGTTGCAAAGAGAAGTGCACGTGCTCAGCTCACGGCACGTGCGATCGCTTTGACGGCACTTGCTCCTGCCTTTCCGGGTATGTCGGCAGAAATTGCGACAGCAGCTGTTCGGCAGGTTTCTATGGCGATGCCTGCTTGCAAAATTGCAcgtgcgtcgtcgccaatACGAAATCGTGTCGCCATACCGACGGCTATTGCGCTTGCAAAGCGGGATGGGAAGGCGTGGCGTGTGCGAGAGAGTGCAGTCATGGTTACTGGGGTGTGGGATGCGCGCAGGCATGTCTCTGTCGGAATGGTGCTGATTGCGATTCGGTGGATGGAtcgtgcacgtgcacacCTGGTTACCAAGGCAAATATTGCGATGTTCCCTGTCTTAGC GGCTACTACGGCATTGGATGCACGAAATTATGCCGCTGCGTACATGGAACGTGTAACAATACTAACGGAGCCTGCACGTGCAGTTCAGGCTGGCATG GCGTTTACTGCGATTCGCCGTGCCCGAGTGGATACTACGGATTGTCTTGCTCTAAGTCCTGCAATTGTGGTGGCGGATCGTGCGATCACGTTACAGGAGATTGTAGCTGCTTGTCGGGCTACAAGGGCGTCACGTGCTCAGAAA TTTGCCCTAACGGGACGTATGGTTTGAATTGCGCGTCAGCTTGTCCTGTTTGTTCTCATGGTCAAGGAGTGTGTCATCACATCACTGGGCATTGTCCCTGTGCTCCAGGCTACGTGGGGTCGTCCTGTACTCAAA CTTGTCCTTTGAATAAGTATGGAATTTTTTGCCGCTCTGACTGTAAATGCGTTCACGGGCAGTGTGATCACGTAACCGGATCGTGTTCTTGTTCGAAAGGATACACAGGAACGTATTGTAACAAAG CGTGCCCTCCCGGTTATTATGGACGCAACTGCGCTCTGAAATGCGCGTGTGTGCACGGATCGTGTGAAAGCGTGAATGGAAAATGCACATGCAGTCCTGGCTATACAGGAAGCGCTTGCAACAACC CTTGTACGCCGGGCAAATACGGTCTTGGGTGCACGTTGAACTGCAAGTGCTCAAACGGTGCATCGTGCAATCATACAAATGGTCTCTGCATGTGTGGATCCGGATGGATGGGACCTCAATGCGATAGAC cctGCGGTGCAATGAGCTACGGACCCAATTGCGCGCTCTCTTGCAATTGTGTTCGCGCAAGCGAATGTAATAGGTTTACAGGCGATTGCTTTTGTTTGCCAGGCTGGCAAGGGGCAACGTGTAGCAATG CTTGCTCTGAAGGACATTTCGGCTTAAACTGCAGCTTCTCCTGCGACTGtggcaaagagaaaggatGCCATCATGAAACTGGTCAGTGCTTTTGTCCCAGAGGCTTCACGGGGCGTTCGTGTAATCAAG TTTGCCCCAGCGGATTTCATGGTCTTAATTGCACTGAAAGCTGCCAATGTGAGAAGGACAATACCTTTGTTGGCCAGCAATGCAATCCCATCACCGGTACATGTAACTGCAAATCAGGATACACAGGAAATTGCAAAACAA GTTGTCCAGATTTTACGTTTGGGCTCAATTGTTCTTCTGCATGCGCGTGCACCAACGGTGGCGTCTGCAATCCTGTTAACGGTTCGTGTTCATGCTTACCGGGCTATACCGGACCACAGTGCGAAACAG TCTGTCCGTCCGGATTTTACGGCGAAGACTGTCGCTTGCCTTGCAGCTGCCTTAGTTCTCACACAAATACTTGCTCTCCCATTGATGGTAGGTGCGAATGCCTTCCAGGATATCAGGGAGAACAATGTCAAGAAG ATTGTTCTGCAGGATGGTTTGGCTTGAGCTGTTTTTTCCCGTGCAATTGCTCGTTCGCCCACTCTTCCGGCTGTGATGCGAAGACTGGGAAATGCTTATGCGCAGAGGGATGGATGGGTTCGAATTGTCGAACAG TCTGTGACAACGGATGGTTTGGTCAGAATTGCCAGGATAAATGCCGATGTGCTAATGAGGGAGACTGCAATCGCTTTACCGGACACTGCGACTGCAAACCTGGGTTTACAGGAAAATTCTGCACTCAAA AATGCACCGGGTTTGCCTATGGTCCTGATTGTGGCAATATGTGCAACTGCAGCTACAATACGACAAAAGACTGTCATCACGTCACAGGCATTTGCCGCTGCAAACCGGGCTACACCGGTGGCACGTGTTCGCAAG TGTGCTCTTTCGCGTCTTGGGGAGATGAATGTATGCAGTCTTGCCCTGTCTGCTCTCCTCACATTGGAGGCTCGTGCAGGCCAGAGGATGGAAGTTGCATTTGCTTAGCCGGTTTTACGTCGTATTACTGCAATTCGG ATTGTCCGAAGGGTTTCTATGGTATCAATTGTTCCTCAATGTGCCATCCATGCGCCGAAGGTTACTTGTGCAATCACGTGCACGGATCATGTCAAGGTACTGTAAGACGAGATTCATTCTCTCgaatatttatttac ATACGGCGGCGTCTGTTTTTTCTATTCAATTTTCGGCTATTTATGAAGATCTTCTCAATGCTAATCTCCAATCGGATATAA